A part of candidate division KSB1 bacterium genomic DNA contains:
- a CDS encoding chemotaxis protein CheX, producing the protein MSDNIVANQNLIQDFIDATGKVLSTMASFDVKATEAREINGNGNSQDVTVCFDITAVLGFSGGRKGSLLVSFPRNIAFRTVGGMLGIEFTEIDSDVRDGVSELVNMIAGGAKTKLQDKGIDFELSIPNTIIGWQHKIAGGASTTRTRVDFDSDIGSFFIEVYLKEDYKGV; encoded by the coding sequence ATGAGTGACAATATTGTAGCAAATCAGAACCTCATTCAGGATTTTATCGATGCCACCGGGAAGGTTCTGTCGACCATGGCCTCATTCGATGTTAAAGCGACCGAGGCGCGGGAAATTAACGGTAATGGTAACAGCCAAGATGTAACGGTCTGTTTTGATATCACCGCTGTGCTTGGTTTTTCAGGTGGCCGTAAAGGGTCGCTTTTGGTTTCATTTCCCCGAAACATTGCTTTTAGGACAGTTGGCGGAATGCTCGGCATTGAATTTACTGAAATTGACTCCGATGTCAGAGACGGGGTGAGTGAGCTGGTAAATATGATTGCCGGTGGCGCCAAAACCAAGCTTCAAGATAAAGGCATTGATTTTGAGCTTTCTATACCCAATACGATTATTGGATGGCAGCATAAAATCGCCGGAGGCGCTTCTACAACCAGAACGCGTGTTGATTTTGACTCGGACATTGGTAGTTTTTTTATTGAAGTATATTTAAAAGAGGACTACAAAGGAGTATGA
- the fliM gene encoding flagellar motor switch protein FliM, which translates to MAQDVLSQSEIDVLLTQTQQVDEEGGEEQPIAVKEKAVFSFNFRKQKKFNKSRLVLLESIHKRFLRNFEITMTNLLNRPLLTTLAASSELTFGDCMESFSSPTCLYVLNINDGKGKFLLEIDPNFAFYVIDKILGGGAKDSTTMDRELSLIEERIMHRVVSLLRLDLKNAWDRVQSMNIELDGFYSQPDYVQVIAGNETVIMVSMDVRSGDKVLGYVNLCLPTTFLELLLQKYEITEDTLRRPPEQYKRDQKDIGYQVMKSTLPIKAVLGTTNMKVKDLLNLETGDVIYLPSEPNSAIDLFVGELNLFKALPVKKENTLAVKIEKIISQKV; encoded by the coding sequence ATGGCCCAGGACGTATTAAGTCAGAGCGAAATAGATGTTCTGCTAACCCAAACCCAACAAGTTGACGAGGAGGGTGGTGAAGAACAGCCAATAGCAGTAAAAGAAAAAGCTGTCTTCTCTTTTAATTTCCGCAAACAAAAGAAATTCAACAAGAGCCGGCTGGTTCTGCTGGAAAGCATTCACAAGAGGTTTTTGCGGAATTTTGAAATCACCATGACAAACCTCCTGAATCGACCCTTATTGACCACCCTGGCTGCTTCATCAGAGCTAACCTTTGGGGATTGCATGGAGTCCTTTTCCTCACCCACCTGTCTTTATGTCCTCAATATCAACGATGGTAAGGGCAAATTTTTATTGGAAATCGATCCCAATTTTGCATTTTATGTTATCGATAAAATTCTTGGCGGCGGTGCTAAGGATTCGACGACCATGGATCGCGAGTTAAGTCTGATTGAAGAAAGAATCATGCATCGGGTGGTAAGTCTGCTCAGATTGGATTTAAAAAATGCGTGGGATAGAGTGCAGTCTATGAACATAGAGCTTGATGGCTTTTATTCCCAACCTGATTATGTTCAAGTTATTGCAGGTAATGAAACGGTTATCATGGTTTCCATGGACGTGAGAAGCGGCGACAAAGTATTAGGGTACGTGAATCTTTGTTTGCCAACCACTTTCTTAGAATTACTGCTGCAAAAATATGAGATAACTGAAGATACACTACGCCGGCCTCCCGAACAATATAAAAGAGACCAGAAGGATATCGGGTACCAGGTCATGAAGTCGACATTGCCCATAAAAGCTGTTTTGGGTACCACAAATATGAAAGTTAAAGACTTATTAAATCTGGAAACCGGTGATGTTATTTACCTGCCTTCCGAACCGAATAGCGCCATCGATCTTTTTGTTGGAGAGCTGAATCTGTTTAAAGCCCTACCTGTGAAAAAAGAAAATACCCTTGCAGTAAAAATAGAGAAAATTATCAGCCAAAAGGTTTGA
- a CDS encoding isochorismate synthase, which translates to MVSKFQSAFEIEDAARSLELFYRAGIFNRLPMAVWRCPNRLNKNLIVDLSGDADREALNLNVLKQGFVFSPFTSREEKSAFLIKANLHLNETSCIFDDFSNGHIDANITSSKLRFESTLKELNKTGFYQEHARNWYNRNSSNPSVPATKEQEFCNWVEVAIEQIRKGEFRKVVLSRTHEVLLKNDFSALGLFHKLCVEYPTALVSLVAIPGNGTWVGATPELLLSLDNQELTTVALAGTQPVKSNRNIQASKWGKKEIVEQEIVSEYIRDCFKQQNINDFSEHGPETVKIGNILHLQTKFIWKISRHNEVNLVNRLLSSLHPTPAVCGVAKRAAMQFIEKTEPHEREFYAGILGPVNIKNQSRLFANLRCLQLQNRSAILYAGGGITIDSIPKQEWLETELKLNALLKFIEKPNGFPLSEMADSARSLEGTFG; encoded by the coding sequence ATGGTTTCAAAATTTCAATCAGCATTTGAAATTGAGGATGCTGCCCGCTCTTTAGAATTATTTTACCGGGCTGGTATTTTTAATCGGCTGCCAATGGCTGTTTGGCGTTGTCCAAACCGCCTGAACAAGAATCTTATCGTTGATCTTTCGGGTGACGCAGACCGGGAAGCCCTCAACTTGAATGTGCTTAAGCAAGGGTTTGTATTCTCTCCATTTACCAGCCGCGAAGAGAAATCTGCTTTTTTAATAAAGGCCAATCTTCATTTAAATGAAACATCTTGTATTTTTGATGACTTTTCTAATGGTCATATTGATGCTAATATTACTTCCAGCAAACTGCGGTTTGAATCTACTTTAAAAGAGTTAAACAAGACCGGTTTTTATCAGGAGCATGCTAGAAATTGGTACAATCGAAATTCGTCAAATCCTTCAGTTCCTGCTACAAAAGAGCAGGAATTTTGCAATTGGGTTGAAGTGGCAATAGAACAAATTAGAAAAGGAGAGTTCCGAAAAGTGGTTCTTTCCCGAACTCATGAGGTCCTACTGAAAAACGATTTTTCTGCCTTAGGCTTATTTCATAAGCTGTGTGTCGAATACCCGACTGCTCTTGTTTCTCTTGTTGCCATACCCGGAAATGGGACCTGGGTAGGGGCCACTCCGGAGCTGCTGTTAAGTTTAGATAATCAGGAACTAACGACCGTGGCTTTGGCCGGCACCCAACCCGTTAAATCAAACCGAAACATTCAGGCTTCTAAATGGGGGAAGAAGGAAATTGTCGAACAAGAAATTGTCAGTGAATATATTCGCGACTGTTTCAAGCAGCAGAATATAAACGATTTTTCTGAGCACGGACCTGAAACAGTCAAAATTGGAAACATATTGCACTTGCAAACAAAATTTATTTGGAAAATTTCCCGGCACAATGAGGTGAATTTGGTAAATCGTTTGCTAAGCTCACTACATCCAACTCCGGCAGTTTGCGGTGTTGCCAAAAGAGCTGCCATGCAGTTTATCGAAAAAACAGAACCCCATGAGCGGGAATTTTACGCCGGCATTCTGGGCCCTGTAAATATTAAAAATCAATCCCGCTTATTTGCTAATTTAAGATGCCTGCAGCTGCAAAATCGTTCCGCAATTTTATATGCCGGCGGCGGCATCACCATCGATTCGATACCGAAACAAGAGTGGCTGGAAACCGAACTTAAATTAAATGCGCTTTTGAAGTTTATTGAGAAACCGAATGGATTCCCCTTGTCTGAAATGGCCGACTCTGCTCGAAGTCTTGAGGGTACGTTTGGATGA